The stretch of DNA GCAGGAGGCGGGCCCCGGGGAGCCGCCGCCGGTGCCGCCGTTGCCCCCGCCTCCGCCCTCGGCGCTTACCGCGTCCGAGCTGGACCTGGGCGAGCAGCGGGAGCGCTGGGAGACCTTCCAAAAGCGGCAGAGGCTCAGCTTCGAGGGCGCCGCCAAGCTGCTGCTGGACACTTAGTGAGTGCGGCGCGGCCGGGCCGGCGCCCCTAACGTCGCCACGGTGCTCGAGCCGCGCACCGGCCGGACAAAGGCCTCCGCCCGGCCCGCGCTGCGCGCCGAGGCGGCAGCCTTCCCGGGATGAGGGTCGGCGCGGCTCCCGGTCCCGGGGCCTCTTtcgtgtttgtgcatgtgtgtttggaGAGCGGCTGTGAGGGCAGGGACGGGGCGAGAGGCGCTGGGACAGTTCGGAGCCTCCGGGGAGACCGGCGGCTCGGTTACAGCGCGCGCAGTGCGCGGAGCCAGGCGGCTGGAAGACCGAGCGGGCCGCTGGGTTCGGAACCTCCGCGAGCGCTCCAAGGCCCGGGGCTCTGCTTCCCCCCGCTTTGCGACCGCGGGCCAAGGACCCCCGGCTTCCCAGCTGCCCCAGAAGGACTTTGGACGGGCCGTGGGGTTCGCAGCGAGCTGTTAGCTCCGGGGGGCGCCTCGTCGTCTAGATGAGGCCCCTGCCCTGTAGCGCCCttaatatttcattgtcagtCGTGTTTCACTAGAacctctccccccaaaaaacaaaacaacccaacaaTTGCATAACAACTCGAGGatctctttttcttaaaagtgtttttttgtcttttgtccgTAAGAAATTCTCGTTAGGCGAGTGCTTCTCAGAGATGAAATATTGGGTTTTCCGTGCGCTTCACTTTTTGGTTTATCATCTTGGACTGTAGgctgaacatttaaaaatctacatcaTCCAACAATTTTGAGCCCTTAAAGTGTGCCAGCTACTGCCCAGTGTCGTAAAACGCAGATTTGGAgtaaatttagattttaaaacaaactgataaatggcaaaaaaaaaaaaaaaaagatttcaaagtgTTGAAGTGAAAGggtgagttgttgttgttgttgtttttaacctATCAGATTGGCGCAAGTTACATtcattcaagaaagaaaaactaaattagAATATGTAACTTCACTGTTACTGTTAAAACATTATTGTATGAATCTGGAGGATCATAGAGCAAACAGTTAACTGTGGGTCCCTTTGGGTGTTAGGAGGCTCTCATCTTTAGCACTGTCCAATGTTGTAAGGTTTGTTTTTTACCATAAGCATTATTTGTGTATGCagggaaaaaaatacatcaaattaATGGAGTCAGCTTGTATAGAAACATGAAAAAGCATACAGTCTTGGTAaccaaataaatgcaaattaaagctgcAGCAAGCTCCTTTTCCTGTAATTATTGCTTGAGAAGATTCAGTGAAATGTTTTCTCATTCATTACTGATAAGAGTGTTTAGCCCTTCTGGAAAGTACTTGGATGATATTTATCAAATCTTAATAATGTCCAATGAAGGACCTGACTTACAAGTTTTAAAGGGATTAAAGTTGAACATAATGTATACAAATAGCTCTGTAAAAATTCACATGTATGCAAAATACCAGAGGGAAATGCAGCAGAATTACAGGAGCCTTTTGTTAACTTTCTCAAAGACTCTTCTGAACCACAGGACTCGGTCTGAtcctcttgtctttctttttctcagcagCCTGTACACCCTTTTTCACAGTCATGTAAATATTCAGTAATTTGTGTAATGGCTGCTCAAGGTCCCTAAGGCCGGGACCCTGTCTACTGTCCCTAGTTTTTTTTATTGCCCTGCTTATAAAAAATCTTAATTAGTACTggccatataaataaaaatgttcaggTGGCTGGTTTAGGATCTTCACCCCAGTTCTCTCTTTTCCATACATTGGGAATAATTTATTCTGCGACTTAACaaaatagaagtggaaaaaaGAGCTCGTAGACACAGAAGGCACTGAATCCTTTTATAAAACTGAGGGCACCTCAAAAGCAGAAATGTGTCCCCGTTGTCCCGTGAAGACTCCAGTTCCATCTTGTTGCTCTCTTTCCACTGCGGCCTGACGGCTTAGGAATCCTAATCTCTCTGATTTCTCCCTCCAGCGAATACCAGGGCCTGGTGAAACACACAGGAGGCTGCCACTGTGGGGCCGTGCGCTTTGAAGTTTGGGCCTCGGCTGACCTGCACATCTTCGACTGCAAGTGAGTGTCGTCTTTTCCTACATTGTTTCAGAGGACACAGCGCCTGAGGGCACTTCAGCATCGTCTGGGGAGTTGGGATCCAGGTGAAACCACCATGGCCGTGAGCAGGGAATTGGGGTCAGGTGATGGGAACATAAAGGTTCatgttctgttttttccttttatgtgtgttagatgttttctttaaaaatttaaaagatggcgGGAGGCTAAGAATAACAGCCTGCTGTGTGTGTGACACAGCTCAGTCCTGCAGCACAGCCTCAGGGGACATGGGGGTTCCCTCGACTCGGGCCAGGCAGTTTCTCAGAGACGAGTGCCACCCGTGTGTGGGAGAGAGTGGTACCTTGAAGATGGTTGGGCTGGATGCTGGATGAAAGGCCTTGGGCAGAGTCTGCAGAACTCCACAGAATTGGGTGGGGTGAGGCAAGTGCATGCACACCTGGAAGCTTGCCATGCCCCAGGCCACCTGGCGCATCTGTCTAGGTGAGGCAAGTGGCGCTACCAGGGACAGCAGAGGGCCCGCTGTCAGCACCTGCCCACCTTGTGATAGGTCAGGCCCTCCAGGCTCGCCTTCTGACCTGTGGTTGGTGTGTAACTGACTGTTCAACAATAGCCAGTTCTTTCTGCCCCTTGGTGCCGTGGTGCCTGGGTTATATgtgaagaatgaataaattccATGGAATTCCTCCTGCGGGGACCTGACCCAGTACTAACAGATGGAAGAAGCAGCCCTATGGAATAAGCTGTTAGAGGACCCCGTGTGGAATTAGAGTTTCGTAAAAGGGGGACTAAAACAAGGGACTTAGGTTTACTTCTGAGGACCTGTGGGCCGTGGAGCTGGGCTTCCTCTGATGTGCAGAGGAGGTCAGGGGACCTAGGCTTCCTTGTCCGTTTCTGCGGGGGATGTGGATCCCGAGGCGGAGAGCAGAGATCTGCCTGATGCTAGATTTCTGTGAACCCACCCTTCCTGTCACTTGTaaaccaggggtgggggtgggggtggggagcgggaACGTGGTTCTGCACGTCCTGGTTTTCTTAGGGTTGTGTGGCTTGCACTGCTGGCTGTGGACCTGCGGAGCAGAGGCCCCCAGGCACCCAACCTGCCTGCCTGAGCCACCCTTCCTTGGAGGGCAGTGAGAGGGCCTTCACCTCCATGGTCAGCCTGCTCCTGGGACCGGGAAACCCAGAGGGCACATAGGGTTGTTCACTGTCCGGGGTCTGCTCGTGTCTTTCCGTAGCTGCAGCATCTGCAAGAAGAAGCAGAACAAACACTTCATTGTCCCTGCCTCTCGCTTCAAGCTTCTGAAGGTGAGTGTTTTGAGCGGGGCTGGGGGGCCCTGCCCTGGCTTACAGGGGGCCGGGAGCCTCCTGGGCCTCTCGGGGGCTTTACTTTCCCTGTCACCCAGGTTTCATGcttctctttaaaaagttatgttatttttctcctttatattttggatacatATTTGATCCATTATGTATAAACATGGaggatcaaaaaataaatttaagatcaCCCAGATCCTCTCAATCAAAGGTAACCATTATTGTGTTTTGGTGTGTGTCCTTGTGCATTATTTTGGACATGGATGAATACGTCTAAATATATGCGTTTTTCTCAGCACAGAATTTTACCTCATTTTCTGTATTATAACTGACTCTTACCATTtcccaatgaaaaataaatgattgaaaagatttttaactttattctttGGGGGAATTTTTTGTGCTTGGTCCCAGCTTTGCAAGGTAAAGAGAGAAAGGCCTTCCTGCCACTGTCCCTTGGCCCTTGgcttcccctccaccccctccccagccataGCCACTTCCTACTTATACAATTATGGCTATATTTGTAGTGTTTTTTGTTATATGAATGTGCCACAAGTGATTTTCTACACTTGAACGTCTAGGTTGAGTGCAGTGCTATCTTGAACCTCCCTGTGCCTAAGTCTTTAATAATTTAGAAATTGTTTCTTTGGATCAGTTCTCATGGAAGTAAAATCTCTGGTCAAAGAGTACAGAAGCTTTGGCACTCTGCTCACGGGGTGGGATGGAGCTGTGATTGGTCCTTGGGTCCCATTGCCTGCTGTGGTCTGATCAGTGTCTTTGCTTTGGGGTTGTGACCTGTGCGAAGGTctccttccctgggtcaggagggccTCCTGGAAGCACCTCTGGTCATTTCTGCGCTCGTGGCCCCAGGGCCTTGGCACTGAGTGGCCCCTCAGTGAGTGTCTGGAAGGAGAAGCTGAGATTTAATCCCAGGCACTTTGGGTCAGTTTGTCTGCTTTTCTTTGTCTGCCCTGGATCTTTCCCATGGGTGTCTTATGTGGGGAGGAGGGTGCCAGTGGGCAGCAGACCTGCCCTTGTCTTTCCCACGAGACCCCCTCCCCTGGGTGCCAGCTAGAGACTGTGGCCCGACCCCTTGAGACAGGTGGTCCCCGAAGACACATGGGCGGCCAGGGGCCCTCGGTTTCAGAGTTGAGAGTTACCCACTTTGTCCCCTCCATGGGCCCGCCCGCCAGTCATTGCCCTGGTGTTTACTGCACTGTTCTCTGACCCAGCCTGTTGAAGGAGCAATTTTCTGTTTGTCCTTTAAAATTAAGTACAGAACTCATTCTTTGATTCAGCAGTGTTTATGGGCACCtcttgtgtgccaggctctgtcacACTGAAACCCAGCAGTTTATGTGGCAGACGAGGCCCTTGTCCCCTCAGGGCTTATGTTTTACaaaggggagacagagaaatAAGAGGCCTAGAAGTGCCATGTGGAGAGTTAAGCAGGGCAGTGTGGCAGAGGCCGACTGATGGCGAGTCTCGGTGGGCTTGGGCAGACCCCTAGAGATGAGGCTGTTGGGGCACACTCTGCATGTCCAAGGAGCTGCAGGTTGGCCTTCGTGACCAGAGGGTGGAGGCAGACCAGTGGGCAGGCTGGAAATGAGCATCCTTAGAATGGTAGGACTGGTCAGGCTCAGAGGGTGTGACCCCTGGGGTCGGGAGAATTGACCATGGGTCTGTCGTCATGGTGGTCATTTCTGACAGGGCAGGGAGACAGAAGTAAGCAGGGAGGTTGAACGTACAGGGCATTACAACTAAGATGGGCCATGTGTTCAGCAGAAATTTCGAGGGTGGGTCAGGCTGGTGGTTGGATGCATGGACAGGGTCTGGTGTCAGCACTGGGCTCTCATGCTGATGAGACCCAGGAGGCCGTGAGACTGTGAGTTTCTTGAGGGGAAGTGTTTGATCAGATACCCCTGCGTGGTTGGGGACCACGTGACTGTTCCCTGCTGCCTGTATGTGGAGGAgaggttgggggcgggggtgttGAGAAGAGGCCCCTCAGGGAGCCACTTCTCTGTGTGGCTCCGAGGGACCCTCTCCATGGTGATGGTCGGGAAGACATGTGGAAACCTCTGACCCTTCAGGCACCCAGTGTCTCCAGAGATAAACTGCTGCTTTCTCAGTTATTCTTTGAAAGTGCGTGCCAGggtgtgtgctttttaaaaataggaatggTAGTGTACTGCACAAATTGTTTCAAACCTCGCCTTTTCAGTTCCCTCTGTAACCTTGGAGATTGTCTGCTTGTTAGTATTTCTAAGTGGAATTGCCTCATTCTTTTCAAAACTCGGAGAGACTCCATTCTAATGTCTGTACTTGATTCCTTTAATCTTCTGTGGGacagtttccattttttataaGGTTTCGCCTTTACAGATGGTGCGTTAACACCTATATCCATGTGGTTGGATAAAATACAGAGTTTTGATTGCAGGATACATTTCTAAAAGTGGCATTGCTGGGTTAGAGAAAGTGTGCATTTTGCAATGTTGGCAGATATTATCCAGTGTTGTGGATTTGTACTCCTGTGACTCACATCCAGGAGTGCACGTTTCTCTACACACGCAGTTCTGAGTAAGCTCAGTTGGTAATTTTTCCCCGGGACAATGAAGAGCATACCTCACTGCAGTTCGTGAGCATGGATATCGTGTCAAAGGTTAAAGAGAGACTTGTTCTCCGGTTTCTCTGAACTGTCTGTGCACGTCCTCTGCTGGGTCtcctgtctgtgtctccattagGGATGTTAGCCTGTGATGTCCTTTCCTGGTCCTTTGTAGATGAATTTGAGTCCAGCGAGCATGTTCTCAAGGCCTTGAGCGGTGCTGTCTGGGGACACGGGGACCCAGTCCCTCACTTGATGCCTCCTCATTTAGGCCTGGGCCGCAGTGGGGAGCTCAAGATCAGAGGTTTTGTGTGCAGGGAGCCCTGAGTTGTCATGCTCCAGGCTGATGGGTCTCCAGGTTGTGACGATGGGCCCCAACCTCAGACAGGACGTGTCCTCGTGACCCTGGGAGCCGGGCCAGAGGGCGTTCCCCACTGAGGTTTTTACAGGGTTTATTTCTGTAAAAGACAACTGAAGCTCCTTGTCTGTGTCTCTCAGGGAGCCGACAGCATCACCACGTACACCTTCAATACCCACAAGGCGCAGCACACCTTCTGTAAGCGCTGTGGCGTCCAGAGCTTTTATTCTCCCCGCTCTAACCCTGGAGGCTTCGGTGAGTGGAATGGGGGCAAGCTCGGGGCACCAACGCCCCGTGGCCACCTGGGGTGAGACACGCTCTGGAACGGGTGCTGGAGTCTCTGGCCATCCTCCTGCCTGGCCAGGCCTCTCCCTCACGTGTGTGAGAGGAGCGGGGCTCGCCCACTGAACTCTTCGCAGACACGGCATAGCCtggccctgggcctccagagaccTTCCGGTCCTGACTCGTATTTCCTGCTGCTGTGGGAGCTGGATGCTGCCGGGGGGCCCACTGCAGGGGGAGGACATGGGCCTGGGGTGGCGGGGGTGGCATGTGAAGGAGGTGAGGATGAACAGCAGTGATGATGCCAGTAAAACTGGGCTTGTTCAAACACAAACAAGGAAACCCCAGGTCCCTCTTCTTGGATCTGGGGGCAAAACCACCCTTAGACAGTTAAGAATGACACCAGCTGCTATGCAAATCGGGTAGGAAGTAGCCATGGAGGCTGCTTCTGGAAGCCTGCAGCCTCCAGGACTGCATGGGCCAGCTGTCTTGAGCCTTGGGGGGGCCTGACGTCACCCTGCCCGCCTACCCTTCTTCCCATAGAGCTCCTGTCTGCTCCTTTCCTGCTACACGGAGCGTCTTTCCCGCCTGCCTTCCTGTACGGATGGGGACATATTTAAAGCTGAGAAAGTTACCCCTCAGTGCCCTGGATGAGGCCTGTGAATTCCTCAGGCTGCCCAGCAGAGGTGGCTCCAGGCTCAAGCCTTTCTCTTTTGTCCTCTCAGCTCGATGTTGAATGACAGTCAGCCCTGGCCACCCCTGAGCCCCGTTTGAGAGAAGGAGAGTGAGCCAGGAGCTGCCGTGGTGAGCTGTGGGGTGGGTTTGTCTGAGAGCCTTCCCGGCTTTCATGCCCACCTCCCTGCAGGGATTGCCCCCCACTGCCTGGATGAGGGCACCGTGCGCAGCGTGGTGGTGGAAGAGTTCAATGGCAGCGACTGGGAAAAGGCCATGAAGGAGCATAAGACCATCAAGAACATGTCCAAGGAGTGAGCTCCCACGCCTCCTGTCCAGGAAGGGCCTACGGCCTCTGCAGTCTGCTCCGGCCACCAGTGTCTTCAGGCAGCTCTTGTCCTCCCCTACCTGATTTTGACATAGGCTAGTTGATACCCTTCTGTCCCCTTCCTGACTTTTGTGCGATCTtctagagaaataaatatttttaacattaaagcGGTTCCTCTGGTTTAtcgtcttccctgtcctttggtTTTGCTTCCGAGGCCAGTGGTTCAGTGGCAGGTAATTACTGAGCACTGTTATGGTTCTTGTAGCCTTGGcctggctggggggtggggtgggggggatggtgTCAAAGGACAAAT from Bos mutus isolate GX-2022 chromosome 19, NWIPB_WYAK_1.1, whole genome shotgun sequence encodes:
- the CENPV gene encoding centromere protein V isoform X2, yielding MRRARSGGATKPRGQKRPGTSRAPASAPSADRARRPAVQAGGGSRAAARQPAAKRRSPPVQEAGPGEPPPVPPLPPPPPSALTASELDLGEQRERWETFQKRQRLSFEGAAKLLLDTYEYQGLVKHTGGCHCGAVRFEVWASADLHIFDCNCSICKKKQNKHFIVPASRFKLLKGADSITTYTFNTHKAQHTFCKRCGVQSFYSPRSNPGGFARC
- the CENPV gene encoding centromere protein V isoform X1 — protein: MRRARSGGATKPRGQKRPGTSRAPASAPSADRARRPAVQAGGGSRAAARQPAAKRRSPPVQEAGPGEPPPVPPLPPPPPSALTASELDLGEQRERWETFQKRQRLSFEGAAKLLLDTYEYQGLVKHTGGCHCGAVRFEVWASADLHIFDCNCSICKKKQNKHFIVPASRFKLLKGADSITTYTFNTHKAQHTFCKRCGVQSFYSPRSNPGGFGIAPHCLDEGTVRSVVVEEFNGSDWEKAMKEHKTIKNMSKE